A stretch of the Photobacterium sp. CCB-ST2H9 genome encodes the following:
- a CDS encoding flagella assembly protein FlgT translates to MKNTLRKALLGLGILTAMPLQAAWFEVTGQAILLESKSSARTNAIEDAVYRAMHYAGADFSSFSNLKPYLQEDRQEYQFNGTEVRHVQISKSFVKDGNYYVTARVDIYPSAKSCHNVQYKKGMLISDFSLAIPQQAALGGIYQVGKDFTQLLKRQIGKQSQSFVVTGTSAVPVQPDNPGAMMMLAEDYDAQYIVSGQITDLTSTLDQSLLSSDKINRQFSAEVQVLDGKTGEVLVQRKYREVAEWPFSRVSQVDTQSARFWVSAYGAALQRISRNIMLDLESSLACRASLPEVVNAHGNQVQVNVGRAHGVKQGDLLRLWHTAGFIDQYGISRNRMVETKITLVVDRVYENSAELSVQQNELAASIQPGDLLTKQPQRRY, encoded by the coding sequence ATGAAAAACACGCTCAGGAAAGCCCTTCTGGGTCTGGGAATACTTACCGCTATGCCATTGCAGGCCGCCTGGTTTGAAGTCACCGGTCAGGCGATTCTGCTGGAAAGTAAGTCTTCGGCCCGGACCAATGCCATCGAAGACGCCGTATACCGCGCCATGCATTACGCAGGAGCTGATTTTTCCAGCTTTTCCAATCTGAAACCCTATTTGCAGGAAGACCGGCAGGAATACCAGTTCAATGGAACAGAAGTCCGTCATGTTCAGATCAGCAAAAGTTTTGTCAAAGACGGCAATTATTACGTCACCGCACGGGTCGATATTTACCCGTCGGCAAAAAGTTGCCACAACGTCCAGTACAAGAAAGGGATGCTGATCAGTGACTTTTCTCTGGCTATCCCCCAACAGGCGGCGTTGGGAGGGATTTATCAGGTCGGCAAAGATTTTACTCAGTTACTGAAACGGCAAATCGGCAAACAATCGCAGAGTTTTGTCGTAACCGGAACCAGTGCTGTCCCGGTTCAGCCGGATAATCCCGGGGCCATGATGATGCTGGCCGAAGATTATGACGCCCAGTACATCGTGAGTGGCCAGATTACCGATCTGACTTCCACTTTGGATCAGAGCCTGCTGTCCAGCGATAAGATTAACCGTCAGTTCTCAGCGGAAGTTCAGGTACTTGACGGCAAGACCGGTGAGGTGCTGGTTCAGCGTAAGTACCGTGAAGTTGCAGAATGGCCGTTTTCTCGGGTCAGCCAGGTCGATACGCAAAGCGCACGCTTCTGGGTTTCAGCTTATGGCGCAGCCTTACAACGGATCAGCCGCAACATCATGCTGGACTTGGAGTCTTCCCTGGCCTGCCGCGCAAGCCTGCCGGAAGTGGTCAATGCACACGGCAATCAGGTACAGGTCAACGTAGGCAGAGCTCACGGTGTGAAGCAGGGAGATCTCCTGAGACTATGGCACACCGCCGGCTTTATTGACCAGTACGGGATTTCACGAAACCGGATGGTGGAAACGAAAATCACCCTGGTTGTGGATCGCGTCTATGAAAACTCAGCCGAACTCAGCGTGCAGCAAAACGAACTTGCTGCCAGCATTCAACCTGGTGATTTACTGACCAAGCAGCCGCAACGCAGATACTAA
- a CDS encoding FlgO family outer membrane protein, which produces MKKWTILLLSLLTASCTYSPVYNGKESYTGSNFLLKETPRHTIDFFIEGMTKQLVESNQYLTAKTPLAVTSFVDIQQMNETNWLGNAVSEGFMYHMQQMGFTVVDYKATGAIRVTPEGDFSLSRNWKELASEQPVDYVLTGTMLRQGGGVLINARVIGMRSRVVIASAQGFLPEDRIGRDLDTLNKMRLENGVLIRSEATKFENNSIILKP; this is translated from the coding sequence ATGAAAAAATGGACCATCTTGCTGTTGTCGCTGCTGACAGCATCATGTACGTATTCACCAGTTTATAACGGTAAAGAGAGCTATACAGGCAGCAACTTCTTGCTGAAGGAAACGCCTCGCCATACCATAGACTTCTTTATTGAAGGAATGACGAAGCAGCTGGTTGAATCAAACCAGTATCTGACGGCAAAAACGCCGCTGGCTGTGACATCGTTTGTTGATATCCAGCAAATGAATGAAACCAACTGGCTCGGCAATGCGGTTTCTGAAGGCTTCATGTACCATATGCAGCAAATGGGTTTTACGGTTGTTGACTACAAGGCGACTGGTGCTATCCGTGTCACGCCGGAAGGGGACTTCTCGCTGAGCCGGAACTGGAAAGAATTGGCTTCTGAGCAGCCTGTAGACTACGTTTTGACCGGAACTATGCTGCGTCAGGGGGGCGGCGTGCTGATTAATGCCCGTGTGATTGGTATGCGTTCACGGGTAGTGATTGCCAGTGCGCAGGGATTCCTGCCGGAAGATCGTATTGGCCGTGACCTGGATACGCTGAATAAAATGCGCTTGGAAAATGGTGTCCTGATCCGTTCCGAAGCGACGAAATTTGAGAATAACTCGATCATATTAAAACCTTAG
- a CDS encoding LPP20 family lipoprotein, with amino-acid sequence MRFWWMAVLLITLSGCQPLTEFRNVNLITAVGYASISEQRGQTIEEKRIRAMRASKLDAYRELTEQVYGMRISARAGLTDQQLGSEETDGAVDGVIRGAEVIRSYPVGDSYVTEMQLDLNNMERMKRQGEVYHVPANQSVMF; translated from the coding sequence ATGCGGTTTTGGTGGATGGCTGTTTTGCTGATTACCCTGTCTGGTTGCCAGCCGTTAACGGAATTTCGCAATGTGAATCTGATCACTGCGGTGGGCTATGCTTCGATTAGCGAGCAGCGGGGTCAAACCATCGAAGAAAAGCGGATCCGTGCGATGCGCGCATCTAAACTGGATGCTTACCGTGAGCTGACTGAACAGGTTTATGGCATGCGGATCAGTGCCAGAGCTGGACTGACGGACCAGCAACTGGGCTCTGAAGAAACGGATGGCGCGGTTGATGGCGTGATCCGTGGCGCTGAAGTGATTCGCAGCTACCCGGTGGGTGATAGCTATGTCACTGAAATGCAATTAGATCTCAACAACATGGAACGGATGAAACGTCAGGGTGAGGTCTATCATGTGCCTGCGAATCAGTCTGTGATGTTCTGA
- a CDS encoding trimeric intracellular cation channel family protein, with protein MLLTVLYIVGITAEAMTGALAAGKRHMDWFGVMLVASATAIGGGTVRDILLGHYPLNWIANPQYLLITCLAGLLTTWIAPLVVRFHKVFVVLDALGLIVFSILGCRVAMNMGQPVIICLMAAVVTGVFGGLLRDLICRRTPLVLHKELYASVAFIAAGLYMAQLHFAVPENIAIGVTLVTGFLLRLAAMRYSWQLPVFRIDDAQDKTQEEAKS; from the coding sequence ATGCTATTAACCGTTTTATATATTGTCGGCATTACTGCAGAAGCGATGACAGGCGCATTAGCGGCCGGCAAACGCCACATGGACTGGTTTGGTGTGATGCTGGTTGCCAGCGCAACTGCGATTGGCGGCGGTACGGTCAGGGATATTTTACTGGGTCATTACCCGCTGAACTGGATTGCGAATCCTCAGTACCTGCTGATTACCTGTTTGGCCGGATTACTGACCACCTGGATTGCGCCTTTAGTGGTGCGTTTTCACAAAGTCTTCGTTGTACTGGATGCACTGGGCCTGATTGTTTTCAGCATCCTGGGATGCCGGGTCGCCATGAACATGGGACAACCTGTGATCATCTGTCTGATGGCAGCCGTCGTCACGGGTGTGTTTGGTGGTTTGCTGCGCGATCTGATATGCCGACGGACGCCGCTGGTCCTGCATAAAGAGCTTTACGCTTCCGTCGCCTTCATTGCCGCTGGCCTCTACATGGCCCAGCTGCATTTTGCAGTCCCGGAAAATATTGCAATCGGAGTGACGTTGGTCACGGGATTCCTGCTCCGCCTTGCAGCCATGCGCTATAGCTGGCAACTACCGGTTTTCCGCATTGATGACGCTCAAGACAAAACGCAGGAAGAAGCTAAAAGCTGA
- a CDS encoding flagella synthesis protein FlgN → MSPNIEQLLAQQHATLEALLRLLEQEREAIVKRQSGDITRFARDKKELVDKIQLQDQQIARHSQSSQLKENPDFVSQVDTIQHLLSECMHHNELNGAALQRAQLSFHKLNNLFQQSLGHHQTYNKEGIAQNLRSIGTNLKA, encoded by the coding sequence ATGTCGCCGAACATTGAACAACTACTTGCCCAGCAACATGCCACACTTGAGGCCCTCTTACGCCTGCTTGAACAGGAAAGAGAGGCCATTGTGAAGCGTCAGTCTGGCGACATCACCCGTTTTGCCCGTGACAAAAAAGAGCTGGTCGATAAAATTCAGCTTCAGGATCAGCAAATTGCCCGACATAGCCAGAGCAGTCAACTGAAAGAAAATCCTGACTTTGTCAGTCAGGTCGATACCATTCAGCACCTGCTCAGCGAATGCATGCACCACAATGAACTCAATGGCGCAGCCCTGCAACGCGCTCAGCTCAGCTTTCATAAACTGAACAATCTTTTCCAGCAAAGTCTGGGTCATCACCAGACTTACAATAAAGAAGGTATTGCTCAGAACCTGCGTTCGATCGGAACCAACCTGAAAGCCTGA
- the flgM gene encoding flagellar biosynthesis anti-sigma factor FlgM, whose protein sequence is MASIDSLRSGQLLANLRNTSSTNTNQSRTEVREETSHTPRDAVSLSSQARAVGQIHQQLAAEPSFDRNKVEAIKNAISNGSYKVDADRLASNMMRFEDELRGL, encoded by the coding sequence ATGGCAAGTATTGATTCCCTGCGCAGCGGTCAGCTTCTGGCCAATCTGCGTAACACCAGCAGTACCAATACCAATCAGAGCAGGACTGAAGTCCGAGAAGAAACCAGCCACACCCCAAGGGATGCTGTTTCACTCAGTTCACAGGCCCGTGCCGTTGGTCAGATCCATCAGCAGCTGGCTGCTGAACCGAGCTTCGACCGCAACAAAGTTGAAGCGATCAAAAACGCCATCAGCAATGGTTCCTACAAAGTCGATGCTGACCGTCTGGCGAGTAATATGATGCGTTTTGAGGACGAACTGCGCGGGCTCTGA
- the flgA gene encoding flagellar basal body P-ring formation chaperone FlgA, with amino-acid sequence MLSNVRQAATDHIRSLVLRPERGELKITAAELDNRLRIGDCQEPLNSSVPGKQSLTGNVTVLVSCPTAGWQVYVPVQVSLMLPRVVAARPLARGAVIRASDLKVDQVETRFQRSVVFEYPEQIIGSTVKRNINMGEAVEGNDICLVCRNDSVLIKAGQSGLNIVTKGMALSDGSLGEEIRVQNNKSRRIVSATITAVGEVTVRY; translated from the coding sequence ATGCTAAGTAATGTGCGTCAGGCAGCAACAGATCACATCCGGAGCCTGGTGCTCAGACCAGAGCGGGGCGAACTGAAAATTACCGCCGCGGAACTGGACAATCGTCTGCGTATCGGAGACTGCCAGGAACCGCTGAACAGCTCTGTCCCCGGTAAACAGTCACTCACCGGAAATGTCACCGTTCTCGTCAGCTGTCCGACCGCAGGCTGGCAGGTCTATGTACCGGTGCAGGTCAGCCTGATGCTCCCGCGTGTCGTTGCCGCCCGGCCGCTGGCCCGCGGTGCTGTCATCCGGGCATCCGATCTGAAGGTCGATCAGGTTGAAACCCGGTTTCAGCGCAGTGTCGTTTTTGAATACCCGGAACAGATTATCGGCTCAACAGTCAAACGAAACATCAATATGGGTGAAGCGGTGGAAGGCAATGACATCTGCCTGGTTTGCCGGAATGACTCTGTGCTCATCAAAGCGGGACAGAGCGGCCTGAACATTGTCACCAAAGGGATGGCATTATCAGACGGCTCTCTGGGTGAGGAAATCCGGGTACAGAACAATAAGTCCCGTCGCATCGTCAGTGCAACGATTACAGCTGTTGGCGAAGTCACCGTCAGATATTAA
- a CDS encoding chemotaxis protein CheV codes for MSGILDSVNQRTQLVGQNRLELLTFKLNRRQRYGINVFKVKEVLQCPKLTAMPNLHPLVKGIAHIRGLTISVIDMSLATGGRPIENTENCFVIISEFNRSVQGFLVSAVERIINMNWEEILPPPKGAGSTNYLTAVTEIDGELVEILDVEKILDEISPRTTEVSESLREEMINENPVTRRVLVADDSSVARKQVQRAIESIGCECILVKDGREALEKLRAMANEDSIYNQIDLVISDIEMPEMDGYTLTAAIRNDAKLKDLHVILHTSLSGVFNQAMVNRVGANAFIPKFNPDELGAAVKAAMPG; via the coding sequence ATGTCGGGGATTTTGGATTCTGTGAATCAGCGCACTCAGCTTGTGGGACAAAACCGTCTGGAGCTGCTGACCTTCAAGCTGAACCGCCGTCAGCGCTACGGTATCAACGTCTTCAAGGTGAAAGAGGTACTGCAGTGTCCGAAGCTCACAGCGATGCCGAATCTCCATCCGCTGGTCAAAGGAATCGCTCACATTCGTGGTCTGACCATTTCTGTAATTGATATGAGTCTGGCAACTGGTGGTCGCCCAATTGAAAACACAGAGAATTGTTTTGTGATCATCTCCGAGTTTAATCGCTCTGTGCAGGGTTTTTTAGTGTCCGCTGTTGAGCGAATCATTAATATGAACTGGGAGGAAATTCTTCCGCCGCCGAAAGGGGCAGGTAGTACCAACTATCTGACTGCGGTGACAGAAATTGATGGCGAGCTGGTTGAAATCTTGGATGTGGAGAAAATTCTGGACGAAATTTCGCCAAGGACAACCGAAGTCTCTGAATCTCTGCGCGAAGAAATGATCAATGAGAATCCGGTGACCCGCCGTGTTCTGGTTGCGGATGACTCCAGTGTTGCGCGTAAACAGGTACAACGTGCCATCGAATCAATCGGTTGCGAATGTATTCTGGTGAAAGATGGCCGTGAGGCACTCGAAAAGTTACGCGCAATGGCAAATGAAGACAGCATTTATAATCAGATTGATTTGGTCATTTCGGATATCGAAATGCCTGAAATGGACGGTTATACGCTGACAGCGGCCATCAGAAATGATGCCAAACTAAAAGATTTACATGTTATCCTGCACACCTCGTTGAGCGGGGTATTTAATCAGGCGATGGTCAACAGAGTTGGCGCGAATGCATTTATTCCTAAGTTCAATCCCGATGAACTGGGTGCAGCGGTCAAAGCGGCCATGCCTGGATAA
- a CDS encoding protein-glutamate O-methyltransferase CheR → MTAITIKDQEYRDFCRFLEGQCGIVLGDSKQYLVRSRLSPLVSRFGLASLSELLQNVITGRNRELRVAAVDAMTTNETLWFRDSYPFTVLAEKILPELASNKRPIRIWSAASSSGQEPYSIAMTVLETQQRRPGMLSLGTQVTATDISQTMLDMCRTGVYDSLALSRGLSPERRQAFFEPIGNGRMRISSKVKQMVNFRPQNLKDSYALLGKFDVIFCRNVLIYFAPDMKAKVLNQMAASLNPGGYLLLGASESLTGLTDRFEMVRCNPGIIYKLK, encoded by the coding sequence ATGACAGCCATAACAATTAAAGACCAGGAATATAGAGATTTTTGCCGTTTTTTAGAAGGACAGTGCGGTATCGTTCTTGGCGACAGCAAACAGTATCTGGTTCGGAGTCGCCTGAGTCCTTTGGTTAGCCGTTTTGGCTTGGCGTCGCTCTCGGAATTACTGCAGAATGTCATTACCGGCCGGAACCGTGAATTGCGGGTTGCGGCTGTGGATGCCATGACGACCAACGAGACCCTGTGGTTCAGAGACAGCTATCCATTCACGGTTCTGGCAGAGAAAATTTTGCCTGAACTGGCGAGTAATAAGCGTCCAATCCGGATCTGGTCGGCTGCAAGTTCCTCTGGTCAGGAACCGTATTCTATTGCGATGACGGTGCTGGAGACGCAGCAGCGTCGTCCGGGGATGTTGTCGCTGGGAACTCAAGTCACAGCGACCGATATTTCTCAAACCATGCTGGATATGTGCCGGACCGGCGTTTATGACAGCCTGGCGCTGAGTCGCGGGTTGTCGCCTGAACGCCGTCAGGCTTTTTTTGAACCGATTGGCAATGGCCGGATGCGGATCAGCAGTAAAGTAAAGCAGATGGTGAACTTCCGTCCGCAGAACCTGAAAGACAGCTATGCGCTGTTGGGCAAGTTCGATGTGATTTTCTGCCGGAACGTTCTGATTTACTTTGCGCCGGACATGAAAGCCAAAGTGCTGAATCAAATGGCAGCCAGCCTGAATCCGGGCGGTTATCTGTTGCTTGGTGCTTCTGAATCTCTGACGGGTTTGACTGACCGTTTCGAAATGGTTCGCTGTAACCCCGGCATTATCTACAAACTCAAGTAA
- the flgB gene encoding flagellar basal body rod protein FlgB, whose product MAISFDKALGVHQYTVGVRGKRAETLASNIANANTPGYKAKDLDFQRALNAATSEAKIGLSRTNERHIAASATLMGEQKYRIPDQPDTGDGNTVDAQLEQNLYMQNALEYQASLDFLGSKFKNLSKALKGE is encoded by the coding sequence ATGGCCATTTCTTTTGATAAAGCACTCGGTGTACACCAATACACAGTAGGCGTCCGCGGCAAACGGGCGGAAACCCTTGCCAGCAATATCGCTAACGCCAATACACCGGGCTATAAGGCAAAAGATCTGGACTTCCAGCGCGCATTGAATGCGGCAACGTCGGAGGCAAAGATTGGCCTCAGCCGGACCAATGAGCGGCATATTGCTGCCTCTGCAACGCTGATGGGTGAACAGAAATACCGCATCCCGGACCAGCCGGATACCGGTGACGGCAACACAGTGGACGCCCAGCTGGAACAAAACCTGTATATGCAAAACGCACTGGAATATCAGGCATCGCTGGATTTTCTGGGCTCGAAATTCAAAAACCTGAGCAAGGCATTAAAAGGGGAATAA
- the flgC gene encoding flagellar basal body rod protein FlgC yields the protein MSLFNVFNVTGSAMSAESVRLNTTASNLANANTVSSSAAETYKARHPVFEAALQSASYQRDESVPVRVKAIVESQKPLTAEYNPSHPLANAEGYIYKPNVNVMEEMANMISASRSYQSNVQVADASKQMLMRTLQMGQ from the coding sequence ATGAGTTTGTTTAACGTTTTTAATGTCACCGGGTCGGCAATGAGTGCAGAATCCGTGCGTCTGAATACCACGGCCAGTAACCTGGCAAACGCCAATACCGTCAGCAGTTCAGCGGCGGAAACCTACAAAGCCCGGCACCCGGTCTTTGAAGCGGCGTTGCAAAGTGCCAGTTATCAGCGTGACGAAAGTGTTCCTGTACGGGTGAAAGCGATTGTTGAGAGTCAGAAACCTCTGACTGCGGAATATAACCCGTCGCATCCTTTGGCCAATGCCGAAGGTTATATCTACAAACCAAATGTGAATGTGATGGAAGAGATGGCAAACATGATCTCGGCTTCACGTTCCTACCAGAGCAATGTTCAGGTCGCAGATGCCAGTAAGCAGATGCTGATGCGAACACTGCAGATGGGCCAATAA
- a CDS encoding flagellar hook assembly protein FlgD: MTGIKGTGQSPLSYVDQLKSMQEKKLQSEQKVTGQQELKQEDFLSLLTKQLSQQDPFKPVGNDQMIAQMASFATVDGISKMNEQFGGLNAAMTSNQALQASSLVGRDVLVPNPTASKGSEGGISGMVKLPQSLNSLIVRVENAAGELVRSFDLGAKPAGDHRVAWDGKDDNGNMLPAGQYQLKVGGFADGKSTEFDVSTYANVNSVLLGNGDGNVMLNLAGFESPIKLTDVLEVGKA, encoded by the coding sequence ATGACCGGTATTAAAGGCACAGGTCAAAGCCCTTTGTCTTATGTTGACCAGCTCAAAAGCATGCAGGAGAAAAAACTGCAGTCTGAGCAGAAAGTCACGGGACAACAAGAGCTGAAGCAGGAAGATTTTCTGTCGCTGCTGACCAAACAGCTGTCGCAGCAGGATCCGTTTAAGCCTGTTGGTAACGACCAGATGATTGCGCAGATGGCGTCGTTCGCTACGGTTGACGGCATCAGCAAAATGAACGAACAGTTTGGCGGCCTGAACGCAGCCATGACGTCAAACCAGGCGCTGCAGGCTTCTTCTCTTGTCGGCCGTGACGTTCTGGTACCGAACCCGACAGCTTCGAAAGGTTCTGAGGGCGGGATTTCAGGCATGGTGAAACTGCCGCAGTCGCTGAACAGCCTGATTGTCCGGGTTGAGAACGCTGCCGGTGAGCTGGTGCGCTCTTTTGATTTAGGCGCAAAACCGGCGGGTGACCACCGCGTTGCCTGGGACGGTAAAGACGACAACGGCAATATGTTGCCTGCCGGCCAGTACCAGTTGAAAGTCGGCGGCTTTGCTGACGGCAAGAGCACCGAATTTGATGTATCGACCTATGCCAATGTGAACAGTGTGCTGCTGGGCAATGGTGATGGCAACGTGATGCTGAATCTGGCGGGTTTTGAATCCCCGATCAAGCTGACAGACGTGCTGGAAGTCGGTAAAGCATAA
- the flgE gene encoding flagellar hook protein FlgE — MGFNVALSGLGAAQKDLNTTSNNIANANTYGFKESRAEFGDVYSRSIFSNPKTTTGGGVQTSVVAQQFHEGSSIYTNNPMDLRISGTGFFAVADQRLEPNNNSLTRNGAFHLNKDNYIVNSEDQFLLGYGVDQETDQVVSYEPQALKVPDQFGQPKATTQVDIGVNLPANGDPKDINQFDFSDPDTYNKSTSVTMYDSLGQPYKMTSYYVKDNTQPNRWATFYTVTDADGEKALNIEGGAATNVGGHAGAYVDFNFDGTVSQINGGDPMISESFAAAGISMNGADGSQTLNFNFDAPTQYAAPFEVRRFSENGATTGYLAKVDVDAKGSIVATYSNGENITLGRVGMVRVPNEQGLLKIGGTQWDVSQDSGAAVWGEATFGAFGSVKSGTLEQSNIDMTQELVDLITAQRNFQANSRALEVDNSLQQTILQIR, encoded by the coding sequence ATGGGTTTTAATGTCGCACTCAGTGGTCTGGGCGCTGCTCAGAAAGATCTAAACACCACAAGTAACAACATTGCCAACGCCAATACTTACGGCTTTAAGGAGTCGCGTGCTGAGTTTGGCGATGTCTACTCCCGCTCAATTTTTTCAAATCCGAAGACCACCACGGGTGGCGGTGTACAGACCTCTGTCGTGGCGCAGCAGTTCCATGAAGGTTCCAGTATTTATACCAACAACCCGATGGATCTGCGGATTTCCGGAACCGGCTTCTTTGCCGTAGCCGATCAGCGTCTGGAGCCGAACAACAACAGCTTAACCCGTAACGGTGCATTCCACCTGAACAAAGACAACTACATTGTGAACTCAGAAGATCAGTTCCTGCTGGGTTACGGTGTGGATCAGGAAACCGATCAGGTGGTTTCTTATGAACCCCAGGCACTGAAAGTGCCGGATCAGTTTGGTCAGCCGAAAGCGACCACCCAGGTTGATATCGGTGTGAACCTGCCGGCCAACGGCGATCCGAAAGACATTAATCAGTTTGACTTTTCAGACCCGGATACATACAACAAGTCAACGTCGGTGACGATGTACGATTCACTGGGTCAGCCGTACAAAATGACCAGTTACTATGTGAAGGACAACACGCAGCCAAACCGCTGGGCGACTTTCTACACGGTCACAGACGCCGATGGTGAAAAAGCCCTGAATATCGAGGGTGGTGCAGCGACCAATGTTGGCGGTCATGCCGGGGCCTATGTGGATTTTAACTTCGACGGTACTGTTTCACAGATCAACGGCGGGGATCCAATGATCTCTGAGAGCTTCGCAGCTGCCGGGATCAGCATGAACGGTGCAGACGGAAGCCAGACCCTGAACTTCAACTTTGATGCTCCGACGCAGTATGCCGCACCGTTTGAAGTGCGCAGATTCAGCGAAAATGGTGCAACCACCGGTTATCTGGCGAAAGTTGACGTGGATGCGAAAGGATCGATTGTCGCGACTTACAGTAACGGCGAAAACATCACGCTGGGTCGTGTGGGTATGGTCCGTGTGCCGAACGAACAGGGCCTGCTGAAAATAGGCGGTACGCAGTGGGACGTGAGCCAGGATTCAGGCGCCGCTGTCTGGGGTGAAGCGACCTTCGGTGCATTCGGCTCCGTGAAGAGCGGTACGCTGGAACAGTCGAACATTGATATGACTCAGGAGCTGGTGGATCTGATCACCGCTCAGCGTAACTTCCAGGCTAACTCCCGTGCGCTTGAAGTGGATAACAGTCTGCAACAGACCATCCTGCAGATTCGTTAA
- the flgF gene encoding flagellar basal-body rod protein FlgF yields the protein MDRALYLAMSGAKQDMYGLQLHANNLANVRTTGFRADLEQARSMQAFGEGMPSRVFAMTERAGQDFAQGAVMTTGRDLDVAVEGQGWLAVLDASGQEAYTRAGHLKIDQTGLLQNSNGSLMVGENGGPIFIPLPVSKIQVGKDGTVSIRPQGAPADAMEVVDRIKMVKPDNSELFKDVDGLFKSKVPAQIFDADAGVTLLSGALEGSNVNAVGEMTSMIDLQRHFEMQVKLMKTAEEMDQASSSLLRLG from the coding sequence ATGGATCGTGCATTGTATTTGGCAATGAGTGGCGCAAAGCAGGATATGTATGGCCTGCAGCTGCATGCCAACAACCTGGCCAACGTTCGGACCACAGGCTTTCGCGCTGATTTAGAACAGGCGCGCAGCATGCAGGCGTTTGGTGAAGGGATGCCGAGCCGTGTGTTTGCCATGACTGAAAGAGCAGGGCAGGATTTTGCCCAGGGTGCCGTCATGACGACAGGTCGTGACCTTGATGTTGCCGTTGAGGGACAGGGCTGGCTGGCGGTACTGGATGCCAGTGGTCAGGAAGCCTATACCCGCGCCGGTCACCTGAAAATTGACCAGACAGGCCTGCTGCAAAACAGCAACGGCAGCCTGATGGTGGGTGAAAACGGCGGCCCGATCTTTATCCCGCTGCCAGTCAGTAAAATTCAGGTCGGTAAGGATGGTACAGTATCCATCCGCCCGCAGGGCGCACCCGCCGATGCGATGGAAGTGGTTGATCGCATCAAGATGGTGAAGCCCGACAACAGTGAATTATTTAAAGACGTTGATGGCCTGTTCAAATCGAAAGTACCGGCTCAGATTTTTGATGCCGATGCAGGGGTCACGCTGCTCAGCGGCGCGCTGGAAGGCAGTAATGTGAATGCCGTCGGCGAAATGACCAGCATGATCGATCTTCAGCGTCACTTTGAAATGCAAGTGAAGTTAATGAAAACCGCAGAGGAAATGGACCAGGCGTCTTCTTCTCTGCTGCGTTTGGGCTAA